DNA from Corvus hawaiiensis isolate bCorHaw1 chromosome 21, bCorHaw1.pri.cur, whole genome shotgun sequence:
GCGTACTGGACGTGCATCGACTACAGCAACCAGCAGGAGCTGCGCCGCTGCCGcaagcagcaggcagccttcgACTCCTGCGTGCTGGACAAGCTGGGCTGGGTGAGACCTGACCTGGGAGACCTCTCCAAGGTAACTTCTTACCCTTTGGGGCAGACAGGCAGatcctgctctccctccttATGCACGTTTTGTCCAGACCAGGTCTCCAGCATCTCTTGGCCAGATGGTGATTCGTGAACTCGGCACTGGGAGTCTGTGGGATGATAAGACTGgcagcatttttcagggttGCTTTTCCAGAAGACTTGCACTTTTCTTAAACAATGAAACTCTTGCTGTTTACTTTTCCTGGTGTAGAGACTTTTCCTTTAGGAATGAAGCCCATACTCACATGGAGCTACTCTGTAGTTGTGATGAAACACCCCTCCCTTTTCTTAGAAGTATTGAGGCGCTCTCATCAGCTGAACAGTGTGTCCTTAGTATTGTTTGGTTCTTCTTCGTAGTTCTTCCTTGAAGTTCTGACTCAACCTGGCTCTTGAATGCTGTGAGAAGTTGTATCacttctttgcatttctttccagGTTACAAAGGTGAAGACAGACCGTCCTCTGCCTGAGAATGCCTATCACTCTAGACCCAGACCAGAGCCAAACTCACCCATTGAGGGGGAGCTGAAGCCCTCTCCCTTTGGCAGCAGGCTCTTTTTCTGGTCCTGGTGAAGTGGGCAGGCTGTGCTGTGACTCAAGTGCAGAGATGTGGCACTTGCACATGTAAATTGTGTGGTGTGTGTTGGGTATTATTAACAATTAAAGAGCCCCAAATCATTACATGGCTGAGCAGACTTCTTTAAACTCATAGCAACGAGAACAATGCATTTCCCTGTTTTGCTCAGAGCTCTCTGCAGTCACACAGCCCTTGGGACCCTCTGGGCACCAGTAATGTCAGCTGGTTGATCATGATTACCAGGATTGTCTGTGATGTGTACAAACGTAGTTCCAGTCTTTGACTGGTGTCCCATTAATCACAAACTGGCGTGAGACTTGATTTACTTACTGAGAACATTGCCTCATGGATCAAGGAAACTCTGGGAACAAACAAGTCATTAATGTCTTCCCTTAGTCTTGCAACTGATAATTGTGCATTTTTTCCAAGGGACTCCTGTAGAGGTTTAACCTAAAATCTGTCTTGGAGCAAGGGGTTTCTGGAATCTGTGGCATTTGCTAGGTATGAAGGCAGTGCTGGTTCTGCCAAAAAGATCCCTGTTGTGCTTCCCAGCTGCTCATACAACATTGGTTGGTGACTTCCACTTTTTGGACTGTTCTGTTGGGGGAACACAAGCTACTTTATCAGAAGAATCATACTGAATTTTCAATACCTTTCAGGAAAAATTTTCTCCTAAGGGATCTTGTTCCCCATGAAGCAGTGTAAGAAAGGAACTTGTATTCTGTCTCAAGGCCCTGACTTAAAGGGTTTGGGGCAAATCCTTCTCAGTTTTTAACTGTGATGTTCTTTTTGATAGAGGAGTTAGtgagctttttaaaatgtatcttttCTACAATATCTGAAAGTCGTGTTTTTCACAGGAGTTGGATCTAGTCTTTCATTCACCTCCACCCAATAGCAAAAAACCTTATTCTACaggtcagaaaaaaatccaatgaACTTGTTTTTCCCAAGGCAATGTGCAATTTAACTTGCTCTGGGTGAGAGCTGAACATCGTTCACCTGAACAGTGGCAAAGAGTAGaactgtgctctgctccttgaGTAGCCTGCTGCTAGTAGGATCTGAAGATTTGCCATCTCCTTGTTTGAGGTGGGATTAAACTATAATGGTTCTATAGCTGCAGCATATGTTTCTGATCCCTGAAGCTAGAGGGAAAATTGTGTAACATTTATCTAAAAATAGCTTGTGCACTGTGTGGCTTCTGGGTTCTTGCTACTTTCTGCTGGGGTGCATTGACTGGAACTCGAAGCAGGTGctctatttgcattttaatgtaCATACCAGGCTGTCTTAGCAGCTCCTTGTCTAAATCTGTGAGCCGGTGCTGCACCTTTGCAGTTTCTCCTTGCAGATCACTGCCACCATCTCGGAGCAGCCAGGTCTTGCTGAAGAAAGATAACCCTTCTCTGCTGAGACTGAAATCAGGACAAGCTTGGGGTC
Protein-coding regions in this window:
- the NDUFA8 gene encoding NADH dehydrogenase [ubiquinone] 1 alpha subcomplex subunit 8, which translates into the protein MPGVLRVPPLEELDVPEVTVSSSVLKAAAHHYGSQCDRPNKEFMLCRWEEKDPRKCLREGRQVNQCAIDFFRSIRTHCAEPFTAYWTCIDYSNQQELRRCRKQQAAFDSCVLDKLGWVRPDLGDLSKVTKVKTDRPLPENAYHSRPRPEPNSPIEGELKPSPFGSRLFFWSW